One Dysidea avara chromosome 7, odDysAvar1.4, whole genome shotgun sequence genomic region harbors:
- the LOC136261029 gene encoding uncharacterized protein, producing the protein MTGYRVMDDILEQVDIAGDHERPKLISALKPILLQCFTTPLWLIIAVPCLPLFLLGLFIWGMPPIVPAWSAFCKCFMAVFTEGKREENIPLTNRVLILLRFFDTLVKVPVNGTCWYIDELVYPSYHKVNIDKPVFMITALRTGSTQLSKYLQDDTENFIAPTVAEVMFPCIWMWKLFVPIIMKFGLKERLSNVSMFGPESRKRQNTVMSYTDTFDSLLRIWHFGGCSFYLGSSFMCWGLSFSRLNEPECNHEEFFQTFEVFTECMMKKVMYYRGKPKQRMLLKGHFLVNANNFVQQYPKSKFFAVVRNPVDRFCSGINMLRAGAEDGPGRTKYGLFPTTWRVIRDYVIRTQIPYCEQEMLFYKQPADNKLVIPFTLYVNNLSATLQCVYSFCDIPIPDDVMSNAIELQTTKHDYTKHRASYNPKFNKSLTSLGVNERKLREHLCEYTEWINSLEDDKKTN; encoded by the coding sequence GATACAGAGTTATGGATGATATATTAGAACAAGTGGACATTGCAGGTGATCATGAGCGCCCCAAGTTGATTTCAGCTCTAAAGCCAATTTTACTTCAGTGTTTTACTACACCATTGTGGCTTATTATAGCTGTACCTTGTTTACCTCTATTCCTGTTGGGTCTCTTCATATGGGGAATGCCCCCAATAGTACCAGCTTGGTCAGCATTTTGTAAGTGTTTCATGGCTGTGTTCACGGAGGGGAAACGAGAAGAGAACATTCCTTTGACAAATCGAGTGCTGATACTTTTGCGATTTTTTGATACCCTAGTTAAAGTACCAGTCAATGGCACATGTTGGTACATAGATGAGCTGGTATATCCTTCGTATCACAAGGTAAACATTGACAAGCCAGTGTTTATGATTACGGCACTTCGTACTGGGTCCACTCAGTTATCTAAATACTTACAAGATGACACAGAGAACTTCATTGCTCCTACTGTAGCTGAAGTAATGTTCCCTTGCATTTGGATGTGGAAGTTATTTGTGccaattataatgaaatttggaTTAAAAGAACGATTAAGTAATGTAAGTATGTTTGGTCCAGAATCAAGAAAGCGTCAAAATACTGTGATGTCTTACACTGATACATTTGATAGTCTATTAAGAATTTGGCATTTTGGTGGCTGTAGCTTTTACTTAGGTTCATCATTTATGTGTTGGGGATTGTCATTTTCTAGATTAAATGAACCTGAATGTAACCATGAAGAATTTTTCCAGACTTTTGAAGTATTCACTGAGTGCATGATGAAGAAGGTGATGTACTACCGTGGAAAGCCTAAACAGCGAATGTTGCTAAAGGGGCACTTTTTGGTAAATGCCAATAACTTTGTGCAACAATATCCTAAAAGCAAATTTTTTGCTGTGGTGCGAAATCCAGTGGATCGTTTCTGTAGTGGCATTAACATGTTAAGAGCTGGTGCTGAGGATGGACCAGGCAGAACAAAATATGGCTTGTTTCCTACTACATGGAGAGTTATCCGTGATTATGTAATACGTACGCAAATTCCATATTGTGAACAAGAAATGTTATTTTACAAACAGCCTGCAGATAATAAGCTTGTTATTCCGTTCACCTTGTATGTGAACAACTTGAGTGCTACTCTTCAATGTGTTTACTCTTTTTGTGATATTCCTATACCAGATGATGTGATGTCTAATGCTATTGAACTACAAACCACTAAACATGATTACACCAAGCACAGAGCCAGCTATAATCCTAAATTCAACAAAAGTCTAACAAGTCTGGGAGTGAACGAAAGGAAACTTAGGGAACATCTCTGTGAATATACTGAGTGGATAAATAGTCTGGAAGATGATAAGAAGACAAACTAA